In a single window of the Ignavibacteria bacterium genome:
- a CDS encoding Spy/CpxP family protein refolding chaperone: MSDMNTFNNPPELNDQLSSSSKNQKNKKSRKTIIISAVLVLVIITGIAGFGFAKGYYDKHRPHGPLGMIMEMALRDLDLTEQQKNEVMKIKEEIQLKMDSKKTDRKKDMGEMMEMFRGDTFDKQKALDMMKQHDAERDEMRNFMLDQTARFHSILTPEQRNKAVDKMKEFHEKRKERKDKRDREDGKQ; this comes from the coding sequence ATGTCAGATATGAATACATTCAACAATCCGCCGGAGCTGAATGACCAGCTTTCATCTTCATCAAAAAACCAAAAGAATAAAAAAAGCAGGAAGACTATTATAATCAGCGCGGTATTAGTGCTTGTTATAATCACCGGTATTGCCGGATTTGGTTTTGCCAAAGGATATTATGATAAACACAGGCCTCACGGTCCGCTTGGTATGATCATGGAAATGGCTTTAAGGGATCTTGATCTCACAGAGCAGCAGAAAAACGAAGTGATGAAGATTAAAGAAGAGATACAGCTTAAGATGGACAGCAAAAAAACCGACAGAAAAAAAGATATGGGTGAAATGATGGAAATGTTCCGCGGCGATACTTTTGATAAACAGAAAGCGCTTGATATGATGAAACAGCATGACGCTGAGCGCGATGAAATGCGTAATTTTATGCTTGACCAGACAGCCAGGTTCCACAGTATTTTAACACCTGAACAAAGAAATAAAGCCGTTGATAAAATGAAAGAGTTCCATGAAAAAAGAAAAGAACGCAAAGATAAACGGGACCGGGAAGACGGTAAACAATAA